From the Sylvia atricapilla isolate bSylAtr1 chromosome 12, bSylAtr1.pri, whole genome shotgun sequence genome, the window ATATAACCTTATAGCATCATATAGTTTATGAATTTGTTATGTGaaactttatattttaaacagaattttataGATACATTATATCTGTATAGAGTAGAGAAGTGGCAAGGATGGATTATTGTGGACGATTATGCAGACCAGAACAGAGCACTTGTGTTTAACAAACAGCTTTGAATTCTAATTTCCTGCAATATACATATTGTAGCTACACTTTGTAGTCATTACCGTGTATTAGGAAAGTTATTAGAATTCTTAAACTTGTTGAGGCTTTCCACAACACCTTCCCCAGATTTTAATAGGTTTATATAGTTCCATAAGAGagttctttaaaacaaatcaaagtGTCCTAAATCACGTCTTACCCATCGAAGGACAGAGATATTGCTTCTATAATCTGGCAAGTTTTCctaggaaaagaaatctgaaggTTCTCAAGGATGAATTAAAAGACTTGGCAGAAGATAATTTATGTGCCTTTTGATGGGCTCAGtttcaaaatgacaaaataacaATGTTTTGTAACAGAAGGGTTAAATCTTAATCTCAGAGGTTTACAAAGCTGGTAGTCGCAGTCTCCTTAAAATTTAATATACCTCGTTAATGCTTACTTGCAAACACTGAAGGATTTTTATGATTATAATCATGTGTTACAGCACCTAGTACTGTTTCTAAGCAGCATACTAATCAGCTTAATGAGATATTACTGCACTTTTTGTTGACTAAAGCAAAATCCCTTTTATTGTTCTAAAGcttgtcctttattttttcccaaaacattATCTTGTTTTATTGTACACCAGTAAATATCATAGCATCGGTTTTTTGTCAAATCATAAAACTATCTTTCTCATTGTAGAATGTGTAATATATTGAATATGGTTAATGGAACTGAAAGTTACAAATGGATTTCTAATTTTGGGGGGGTTATGCAGGCTTTCTTAATGAAAATGGGAGAGATGcataagattatttttctatAGATTTAGAAATGCAGACAGGTGCAGTTTCACAAGAAGGACAAGGGAGGTGGTAAAAGCCTTTGCCCCTTCTGTAATAATTAGATTTTGAAAGTGTCACATATTTTAAAGTAGTAATTAATAGTTCTTGGTACACATGCAGAATGAGTACATGTATGATCAAAACTGTGTAGCACAGTTGGTACTTAATACACTTTTAATTGTTTTGACACTAATTGCTCTGCATTATTATGAGCAGGTAAAACATAAAATGTAAACTGCATGCCTGTGATTCAATGCTTGTAACTCTTTCACAGTCTGAATCTAAAATATCTTCTGATTTTCAGAGATGGAGGAAGCTAGTTTGTGCCTTGGTGTTTCTTCAGCTGTGCCAGAAGCTGACGCCCATCTCAACAGCACCATTCTCAATGGGCAATATTCAATGAGTCAGAAGCTGCACCAGATCACTTCCCAGCTCAGCCATGccttcccagagctccagaACAGGCAGAATCCCGAGGAGAAGGCGTCAGTGCCACTAGAAGACAAAAGTCACATGTCCATAGCAAACCAGCCCCTCAGCAGCCAGATGGCCCTGCTGGCAAACCAGCTCAACAGAGAGGTTGATACCAGCTTGAACGGGCGTGTGGACCTGCAGCAGTTCCTCAATGGACAGAATCTGGGGATTATGTCTCAGATGAGTGACATCGAGGATGACgccaggaaaaacaggaagtacccctgtcccctctgtgggAAACGCTTTCGGTTCAACAGCATCCTGTCGCTGCACATGAGAACTCACACTGGAGAGAAACCCTTCAAGTGTCCCTACTGTgaccacagagcagctcagaaagGCAACTTAAAGATACACCTGCGTACTCACAAGCTTGGAAACCTCGGCAAAGGTCGTGGAAGGGTTCGAGAAGAAAACAGACTTTTACATGAGCTGGAGGAGAGAGCAATTCTTCGGGACAAGCAGATGAAGAGCAGCCTCTTGCAGCCACGACCTGATGTGAAGGCACAGCAGCACACCCAGCCCATGCCGCTCGCAAACTGTAACTTGTCTGTGCCACCTAATCACAACACACCTGATATTTCAAACCCTGTTCCCTCTCCAAAGCCAGTCAGCGTCCAGGAAGAAGTCGTCGCTCAGACAGCCGGGTTCAGATGCACGTTTTGCAAAGGCAAGTTTaagaagagagaagagctgGACAGGCACATAAGGATCTTACACAAGCCTTACAAGTGCACTCTGTGTGACTTCGCCGCCtcacaggaggaggagctgaTCAGCCACGTGGAGAAGGCTCACATAACTGCAGAGTCAGCACAGGGCCAGGGCTCCAATGGGAATGGGGAGCAATCCACCAATGAGTTTCGTTGCGAGGTGTGTGGCCAAGTGTTTAGCCAAGCCTGGTTCCTAAAAGGCCACATGAGAAAGCACAAGGATTCCTTTGAACACTGCTGTCAGATCTGCGGGAGGCGATTCAAAGAGCCTTGGTTTCTTAAAAACCACATGAAAGTTCACCTGAATAAGCTGTCTGTAAAGAACAAATCTCCTAATGATCCTGAGGTACCTGTCTCCATCAGCAGCATGTCCCAGGAAGCTCACGCAAACTTGTATTCAAGATATCTGTCATGTTTGCAGAGCGGGTTTCTTCCCCCTGACAAAGCGAGGTTAAGCGAACAAAATCAAATCTACAACAAAGGAGATATGCccatgaaagagaaagaagtctTGGGGAAGCTCCTTTCACCCATTTCTGGCATTGGCCACAGTATTGCCGAAGGGGATAAACATTCTTTATTAGGCTGTCTCAATCTGGTGCCTCCTCTGAAATCCAGCTGTATAGAAAGGTTACAagctgctgccaaagcagcagagatggatcCAGTAAACAGCTATCAGGCCTGGCAGCTTATGGCAAGGGGAATGGCCATGGAACATGGCTTTTTGTCTAAAGAGCAGCAGATACAGCGCAGCCACGAAGACACTTTGGCAAATGCTGGAGTTATGTTTGATAAGGAGAAGCGGGAGTATGTGTTAGTAGGAGCAGATGGCTCTAAGCAGAAAATGCCTGCTGATTTGGTTCACAGCACTAAAATGGGCAATCAGAGAGACTTGCCAAGCAAACTAGACCCTTTAGAAGGCAGTAGAGATTTTTTGTCACATGGTATGAACCAGGGACTCGATTACAACTTACAAAGTCATGGAAACATAAAAGAGAAGCCAACTGAATGCCCGGACTGCGGAAGGGTTTTTAGAACATACCACCAAGTGGTCGTTCATTCCAGGGTCCAcaaaagagacaggaaaggagAAGATGAAATAATTCAAGGTAGTCTCGATGAGCGGCGTGGATCTGGAAGTGATCAAGAGTCTCAGTCTGTCAGCAGGTCAACAACACCAGGGTCCTCTAACATTACTGAAGAAAGCGGAGTAGGTGGGGGTCTCTCGCAGACAGGGAGTGCTCAGGAGGACAGCCCTCATCCTTCCTCACCGTCCTCTTCAGGTATGATAacttcttcttccctctctgcacTGAA encodes:
- the ZNF536 gene encoding zinc finger protein 536, whose translation is MEEASLCLGVSSAVPEADAHLNSTILNGQYSMSQKLHQITSQLSHAFPELQNRQNPEEKASVPLEDKSHMSIANQPLSSQMALLANQLNREVDTSLNGRVDLQQFLNGQNLGIMSQMSDIEDDARKNRKYPCPLCGKRFRFNSILSLHMRTHTGEKPFKCPYCDHRAAQKGNLKIHLRTHKLGNLGKGRGRVREENRLLHELEERAILRDKQMKSSLLQPRPDVKAQQHTQPMPLANCNLSVPPNHNTPDISNPVPSPKPVSVQEEVVAQTAGFRCTFCKGKFKKREELDRHIRILHKPYKCTLCDFAASQEEELISHVEKAHITAESAQGQGSNGNGEQSTNEFRCEVCGQVFSQAWFLKGHMRKHKDSFEHCCQICGRRFKEPWFLKNHMKVHLNKLSVKNKSPNDPEVPVSISSMSQEAHANLYSRYLSCLQSGFLPPDKARLSEQNQIYNKGDMPMKEKEVLGKLLSPISGIGHSIAEGDKHSLLGCLNLVPPLKSSCIERLQAAAKAAEMDPVNSYQAWQLMARGMAMEHGFLSKEQQIQRSHEDTLANAGVMFDKEKREYVLVGADGSKQKMPADLVHSTKMGNQRDLPSKLDPLEGSRDFLSHGMNQGLDYNLQSHGNIKEKPTECPDCGRVFRTYHQVVVHSRVHKRDRKGEDEIIQGSLDERRGSGSDQESQSVSRSTTPGSSNITEESGVGGGLSQTGSAQEDSPHPSSPSSSDIGEEAGRSVGVQQPALLRDRSLGSAMKDCPYCGKTFRTSHHLKVHLRIHTGEKPYKCPHCDYAGTQSASLKYHLERHHRERQNGAGPLSGQSASQEHKDETPSKSSVFIRPDILRGAFKGLPGIDFRSGMVSQQWTSGMLSSGDQQGQAAGMSSEGSSENMKGSDISSKGAHFSELGRAYQSMVGNGVNFQGSLQAFMDSFVLNSLKKEKEMKDKALSDPLSAKALGSDGGEEKINSKSSQRKTEKSQYEPLDLSVRPDAASLPGSSVTVQDNIAWHGCLFCSFTTSSMELMALHLQANHLGKAKRKDNIIGNNKEQSREVPASVNKVSLLPSSVQSSKEAGVSNMLSQLDSASEKMTQGQNKETLGEQKSTSWPSHMESTFCNFTTDFYKQFSVYPGVIGTGTQNSCTSNESEIKTQSEDDPNILLSDSVNKSAIDDLSDIASSEDMESSKEENIEDEDIDTDPDIMNKQLSALNKESSEGGDNIQSAVTSQPTQGLVSPLPQASEKQWHSQNLLSSHETAQEVMKPEQVQGPQVLEKQMNMLSVLRAYSSDGLAAFNGLASSTATSGCIKRPDLCGKF